GCAATCACACGGGCGTTGGCTGTACCGGCCGTGGCCTCCGGTAGCGTGTCGATGGGGTTGGCGCGCAGATCGAGCACAAAGTCGTCAGCGCGAGGGTGGGCGAACAGGCCGCGTGGCCATTCGGTGATGGCCGTGCGGCTCAAGCCCAGGTGGCGCAGAGCAGGCATCAGGCTGATGTCGGGTGTGAGTACCAGCGGGTTGTTGCTCAGATCAAGGCGTTCCAGGCGGCGAGCCTTTCTCAGGCTGCGTATATCGTCGGGACTCAATGTCAGGTCATTGCCGCTCAAATTGAGGTCTTTGAGCAAACGCATGTGCGCCAGTGCAGGGGGAAGGTCCATGAGTCTATTGGCGTGCAGGTCCAGGCTGCGCAGGGTCGGGAAGTGTTTGAGAAAGTCACTGTGCGGGGGGCCCAATTCGGTATTGCTCAGGTTCAAGGCGGTCACATGTTCGAAGCTGGCCGTCAGTCGAGGCAGCGTAGCCGGCAGGGGCCAGTCGTGCAGATCCAGCCGGGCGCCGCGTTGAGTATGGCCATATGGATCGATGTGTTCTGCAAAGCGGTCGCCCCAGCAACGCTCGACGGCAACGGTCAAGTGTCTTCTCCTGGCGCGCTCCGCGCGATCCTCCCGACTGCCTCGGGCATGCTGTGTCGGGCTGTCTTTCCAGGTGTGCAGCTCGACATGCAAGCGTTGTTTTTCTTCGGTCAGTTCGTTGAGCAGGCTGCGCATTTGTCGAGAGGGAACGCTGTCGATAAACAGTTCCATGCGCGGTTCATTGAGTGTGGGAAACAGCAGTTGCAAGGTTTGCCGGGCGTGTTGCTCCAGGGTCTCGGCGGGGGGCTCGGCGCAGCGAGTCACACCGGCTCCGCCCAGCAGTTGTACGGTTTCCCGGTCGGCTCGACGGTAAACCGGCGGCTCGGCCAGCACCACACGACGGTCGGCCAGTGAGGCGAGCTGGTCCATCAGCCACTGTTTGAATGCAGCACCTTGCCCTGAGTGATAACCCAGCGCTTGAGCCTTGTCGGCGGGCAATGCGCCGAGGATCGCTTCAAAGAGGTCTGTGTGGGAAGACAGCCACGTGCCCGCTTCATCGAACACCTTATAGCCGCGTACGGACGGCACCAGCGTTCGTCGAGTTGTCGCGTCGACCGGGCCTGCCTCACAACGCAAAGTCCCGGTGGGCGTTTGCTCGCGAACTTGAAGATGCAGGTCGGCAAAGCTGTCGCTATGAAGTTTAAGGGCGTTAAGGGCCATCCGCTCAGTGGCGACCGGCAGGGGCGGCGCCGCATGAAACCCTTCGAAGGCCTGCACTGACTGCGCGGCCATGTCCAGTTCACGGGCCTGGTTATGCAAGCGCAGGGGCAGGCGCGGCTCTGCCAGGGTTGCGCGCTCTGTGCCGCTGGCCGTACTGAGCAGGCGCGTTTGCAGGGCCATATCCAGATGGGGAAAGGATTGGCGCAACAGTAGGTGCTCCGGGTCGTCCGTCAGTTCCCAAACCTGCCGGTAGACGTTGTCGGCGAAATCCCGGCGCCAGCTCAGCACGTGATCGGCCAGTCTGTCGCGCAGGTGCTGTACCCGTTGCGGTTGAGCGATGTCACCGCCCAGCAGTTGGCGGGTCGCCGCTTCATCGAGAAAGCCCAGCACATGCTCGGGCAATTGACCTGACATCATTTGGGCAAAACTGAGGGGCAAGGTATCTGTCGGCGTTGCATGGGGATTACCGACCTTGATGCTGCGCCCTGCCAGGTCAGGATTGAGGAACACTTCTATGGCTTTGTCAGCGGGCCAGCCGTCCAGCTCAGTGACCGTTTGTATGAACCAATCCGAGGAAGCATCCAATGCCAGCGGCCGGCCGCTGCGGATTTTTTCGCTGGCCATGGACGGATAAGCTTGAGCCTCGAAGCGCCTGAGGGTGCCCGCCAAGAGTGGCGGCATGGGTTCATGGTACAGGTGCATGGCGCGCAGCACGGCCTCGTCGGTGCCGCTGGCCTGGCGCATCTGTTCCAGTTGCTGATCGGTGAACCCCTGGACCCGATGCCCAAGGCGCCGCATCAGGGTGGTGCTGTCCCAGGTTTGCGGCTGCTCCCCTTCGTGCAATACCGCACCGTCACCATTGAAAAATACCTGCGGGCGATAGGCCTCCGCGCGGGTTGGGTGGGTGATCCGATGCACGTCGGTATCGGCGTCTTGCAGCACTTCATAGTGCCCGCCGTCCAGTGCCAGCAACTGTTTGCCTTGATGCTGATGCAGGCCCGACGGCGACGGCAGCGAGTCGGCAGGCAGGCCATGATCCTGTTGCGCGTAGGGGCGCAGGTCAGGATTCCATAGCTTGACGTGGCCGGTAGGTGACTGCACCGGGTGCAGGCCGTCGACAAAGGACGAGGGCTTGAGCAGGACCACGTCGCCCAGCTTTGCTGCGCCGGCGAACAAGCCGAACTGGATCAGGTTCTGCGCCACGCCCAGCAGGTGCTGCGCGGCCTCCGTGCGCTGGCCCTGCGCCCAATCGACAATGCCTTCAAACACCTCGTCGAGTAATTGATAGGCGGTATACGCCAGCATCAGTTCACCGGCCAGGGGTACAAAAGGGGTAACCAGCAGCAGGCCGATATTCAACAAGTCCGACAGTACCTGCTGCAGGTTGTCCCACCAGGCCCAGCGGGCCAGGTGGTCGACGTAGGCAGTGGACACCGCCATGTCCCTGGCATCGTTGACAATCTTGTTCAGCTGGGTGCGGTAGAGGTAACGCCATAGGTCATTGGCGGCCGGGTCGTCCGACCGGTTTTGATAATCCTCGGTGATGGCCTGGAGGCGAAATTGCAGGTTGGGCTGTTCGCTGTTCTGGCTTGACCGTGCATTGAGCTGCGCGAAAAATCGGCCGCGCAATTGATGGGGGACGAACTGACTGAAAAATTGCCGGTAAGAACCGTTGGCTTGAGCCGAGTTGCCCCTCAATTGACGGGTCAGCTCTTGTACGAAGGCAATGGGGCCGGAGTACTCCTTGAGCGGGTGTACGGGATCTCCCGGTACATACGCAATGACCCGGCCAGGCTCGGGTGATGACATGAACAGCACGACGCCGATCAATGGGCACTCCAGCAGGCTCAGGTTATGGCTGTCGATAAGCCGGCCATCGAGCCGCACGCCGGCGCGTTGGTCGATCAACCCCCGCACCGCGTCCAATGCGTCGTCGCTCAGGTCGCCCTTGAGTCGCGCCAGATGGGCTGCGCTCTGGAGGGCGGCCTTTTGGTTGGTGATCGCCTCATCGCGCACGGCAACTGCAACGGTTGGGTTGTCGAACCCCAGCCGCTGCCTTAGACGCGTCTGGTAACGCGCGCCGATGTCCAGGCTTCGGCAGACGTTCTTGAAGGTGTCTGCATCAAGGCGTACGCCCGTGCGTCGATGGGGGAAATGCAAGATGTCCCGTTGCCCACGCGGGTCTTGGGCACTGAGGAAGGCAAAGTCGACAAACCGATCGGCAGCGGAAAAATTACCCAGGGCGGCGTCCAGCAACGACAGGGTTTTACTCTGTACACCTTTTTTGACGGCGAGGGTCCACCAGGCCAGGTCGGCGTCGGTGTAGAAGCGCACAAAGGTGTGCTTGACGTCGATCTCGCCGTAGTCAGCCAGCAAGGCCGCCTTGAGCAACGGCTCGGCGAAAGCGTAGAGGTCGTTGATATCCCCCAGGCGCTTGTCCAGGGTGTTTTGTGCGCGCCAATGCTCGGCGATGGCGCGTTTGAGCGGTTGATGGGCATTGGCGTCGGCGTGGGCGTAAGGGGCGGTCATCGGCAGCGCCGTTGCCTTCAGCGCGTTGACGCGGCGCAGGGAACTGCCCTTGAGCCAGTCGGGCAGGGCGTTTTCGAGGTGTTCCAGATGGCGTCCCTGAAAACGGTCCGACGTCCCGGGGGCAAGCGAGATGGGCATTTTTTTCTACCTGAATAGTCCTTTAAAGGCTTTCGAGTCTATTCAGTTGCAGGGTCGAAAATAAGTTTGAAAATCAAGGGAAAAGCCAACGGGAATGGGCCTGTCGGGTCAATAAACCAAGACTGAGAAATAACTGATTACCGCCTCGCTGCGCCATCACGGTACCCGACAGCTGCTCTGGTCACCTTGTACGTACGGCGTGAGTATCGGCGCCATACCCTTGAGCACTTGCACCGGCAGCGCCGAGGTGAATTTGAAGCCTTGCGCCGAGCTTCCCGGCACGAAGGCGGTGAGCGTGCCGTAGTGATGGTCGCCGAGGTAAAACACGAAGGTCGCGGTGCGGTTGATGGATTTGGAGCTGAGTACCCGGCCGCCGGCACCGATGGCTTCGATGCGGTTATCGCCGGTACCTGTCTTGCCGCCCATGGGCAGCGGTGTGCCATCGGCTTGCCTGAAGCTGCCGGCCACACGTTTGGCGGTGCCGGCGTCGACCACTTGGGACAACGCGCCGCGCAGGGCCATTGCCACTTCAGAGGGCATTACCCGGCGCCCGCGATTGGGAGCGTTGATCACGCGTGTGTCATACGGCGTACCGGCAGCAAAGTGCAGGCTATCAATGCGCAGCACCGGCAGGCGCACGCCGTCGTTGAGGATGATGCCCATCAACTCGGCCAGGGCGGCGGGGCGGTCGCCGGAGCTGCCGATGGCGGTCGCCAGGGACGGTACCAGATGATCGAAGGGATAGCCCACGGCCTTCCAGCGTTGGTGGATCTCCAGGAATGCTTCAATCTCCAGCATGGTGCGGATACGGCTGTCGCGCGCGCTCTGGTGACGACTCTTGAACAGCCAACTGTAGACCTCCTGGCGCTCGAACCGGCTGGCCGTGACGATTTCGCTGAACGTCGCCTGCGGGTGGCTGATCAGGTAGCCCAGCAACCACAGGTCCAGCGGGTGCACTTTGGCGATATAGCCCTGGTCGGGCAGGTCGTATGCGCCGGGGCCGTAGCGGTCATAGAGCGCTTCGAGACGCTTGTCGGTCAGCGTCTGCCGGGCGTCGGTACCGGCCAGGCGGGCACGCACAAAGCTGTTGAAACTGTCGCGGCTGGCCTCGGGCAGCAGATAGCGGTGCACCGCGGCCAGGCGGATCGGTGTGGGGTGCAGGCTGTCGAGAAAGGTTTCCAGGCGCGCCTGGGTGTCTTTCTTCTGGTATTTCTTCCAGAACTTGAGCAGGAACGTGGTGCCTTCACGGTCGGCGAATTGCGCCAGGTATTCCTGGCGACGGGGCTCGTTGTCGTCCTTGAGCAATTGCGCGCTGTTGTTGGCGCCGGTGTAGGTGGTGTAGCGCACCAGATCGCGCATCAGGCGAATGAACGGCAGGTTGATCGATTCACGCAACGCGTCGCGCAGGGTCGGGTTGCGAGCGTTGTCTTCGTTGCGAAAGTTGTGGAAGCGGTGCAGGCCTCCGCCGGTAAAGAAGCTTTCCCCGGGGCTGGCGGAATAGGTGCGGTCAAGAGCGGCGTCGAGCATCTGTGTCAGGGAGTTGCCGGGGTTTTGCAGCAGGTAGTCCACGGCCCAGCGGCTGAGGCGGTCGGGTTCGGCGATCTCGATCTTTTTCAGCGCCGCGGGCGCGACTGTGGCGTAGCGCTCATGCAGCTCGGCGATGATTTGCAGGTAGGTGGTCAGTACCCGCAGCTTGGCGGTGGAGCCCAGTTCCAGCTTGCTGCCCTCATTGATGTCGAACGGTTGGTCGGTGTTGTCGGTCTGCACCCGCACGCGGGCACTGTCGGTGGTGCGCTCGAACAGGGTAAAGCTGTAGCGCACCTGCGGCGTGCTGGCAGGCGTGAGCAGACGCTCGCCCAACAGCCCGATCCGTTGTGCGTAGGCGGGGTCCGCCAGTTGCTTGAGGTAGGCGGTGACCTGTTCCTGCAAGTCGCCCTGCAGCGTGCTGGTGGCGGACAGGTCCAGGCGATCAAGGTCGTACAGTGGGCGATCGAGCAGTGTGCCCAGGCGGCTGCGCGCCATGCCGATGCCTTTGTTGGCCTCGATTTTCTGAGTGGTCGGTTGCTGCTGCCAATCGCGATAGCTGACCTGGCTGGCCAGCGCTGCCTTCAATAATCCAGGTTCCAGTACTCCCTCTTGCGCCAGCAACCGCAGGTGACTATCGGTCAATTGCGCAAGCTCGTCGCGGCCCTTGGTCAGGTAATGGGATGGCCGGCGCTGGGCGATCATCAGCGACAGCACCTGGCGCAACGCCATGCCACGGGCCGCCAGGCTGGCCGGGGTGTTGGCGGTGTCGGCCAGGGCCTGGTTGACCTGGACGAAGTCTGCGCCGTACCACACCCGCAACCCCTCGGCCATGCCGTGCACTTCACCGTGGCCCGGCACGGCCGACAGCGGCACGCTGTTGAGGTAGTCGCGCACTACATTTTGCCGGGCCGGCAGCGTGTCGGGACCGTGTTGATAGGCACGCACGCTGGCCGACAGCATCTGGCGCAGTTTTTCGCTGCCCGACAGGGTCAGGCCGTCCGGCGAATGGCGGTACTTTTCCAGTTGCGTCGCCAGGGTGCTGCCGCCCGCCGTTTGCCCCGGCAGGTGCAACTGGCGTGCAACCTGCGACCATGCAGCCTTGGCGAAGCGCGGCCAGTCCACTGCCGGGTTGGCCTGGGGTGGGTCGGGGTCGAGCAATTCGCGGTTTTCAATGAACAACAAACTGCGCACCATCAATGGTGGCACGTCGCTGAAATGTGCGTAGAACTGGGTCGGGTAGTGGAACTGATACAGCGGTGCGGCGCGGCAATCGGTGATGGTCAATCCGGCCTGGATTTTCTCTGAATAGGGGATGAACAAGCCGTGGCGGCTGTAGTCCATCAGCGCCTCGGAGAAACGCGACTGGGACTGGATCACGTAATTGCGCTTGAGCACGCGCGGCAGGAATTCGCCGAGGGCGCTGTAGCCCAGGCGTCGATCGAACGGCCCGGCGCCTGGGTACACGATGGCATCGCTGGGACCGGGCTCGACGCTGTAGGTCAATTGCGCGGCCCATTGGCTGAGCATGCGTGCCTGCCAGCGGGCGCTGTGCATTTCGCGTAACGCGGCGAATCCCAGGGCCGCCAGCGCCAGCACCAGGATCAGCCAGAACAGTCGACGCCATGGCCTAGGCGGTCTGGATTTTTTCGGCAATGGGGCGGGTGACGGGCTGTCGGCTTCAGCCTGATGCGAGTCGGTCTGCCACAGTGCGCCCATAGTCGATTGATCCATTCCTACAGATTGATCGGACTTGTCTGAAGCGTAGACGCGAATTGTCTGATCTACGAAGTTTGTCGATGGGCCCACATGCCACGGGTTTGTCTGAGTTGTCTGGACCCCGGCCCGTTATGCAATACTCTGCGCCGTTTTGCGCGCAGAAGGCCGTTCCAGACGCTTGGTGCTTGCTCCGTCCAACCGCTTTTTCTCGGGGCATATCGCCAAATTTGCCTGTTTATAGAGTGAAATACCCTGACGCGCGCTTTTTATACTGCATGCCCCGCTGACCTGGCCGCTGACACATGCCAGGCGGGTTTGCCCACGAGGCAGGCCTGGTCAAGGCGGTGTATTTGCCTACCTGCAGATACGCCGACACTCGGTGGTCAAATCCAATAACAAAATGAGGTTGTATCCCTATGCCTGTCGGCAAACCCCTGCCCCCTGGCGCGACCGCTCAAGGCGGCCCGCTCAAACGCGAACTCGGTGAACGGCATATTCGCCTGATGGCGCTCGGTGCCTGTATCGGTGTGGGCCTGTTCCTCGGCTCGGCCAAGGCCATCGAAATGGCCGGCCCGGCGATCATGCTGTCGTACATCATCGGCGGCCTTGCCATTCTGGTGATCATGCGGGCCCTGGGCGAAATGGCGGTACACAACCCTGTGGCCGGTTCGTTCAGCCGCTATGCCCAGGACTACCTTGGTCCGCTGGCAGGCTTTCTCACCGGGTGGAACTACTGGTTCCTGTGGCTGGTGACCTGCATCGCGGAAATCACCGCCGTGGCGGTGTACATGGGCGTGTGGTTCCCCGACACGCCGCGCTGGATCTGGGCCCTGGCGGCGCTGATCAGCATGGGCACCATCAACTTGATCGCGGTCAAGGCGTTCGGCGAGTTCGAATTCTGGTTCGCGTTGATCAAGATCGTCACCATCATTGCCATGGTGATCGGCGGTGTCGGCATCATTGCCTTCGGCTTCGGCAATGACGGCGTGGCACTGGGCATTTCCAACCTGTGGGCCCATGGCGGCTTCATGCCCAATGGCGTACAGGGCGTGTTGATGTCCTTGCAGATGGTGATGTTCGCCTACCTGGGGGTGGAAATGATCGGCCTCACCGCCGGTGAAGCGCGCAACCCGCAGAAAACCATTCCCAGCGCGATCGGCTCGGTGTTCTGGCGCATCCTGTTGTTCTATGTGGGCGCGCTGTTCGTGATTCTGTCGATCTACCCGTGGAATGAAATCGGCACCCAGGGCAGTCCGTTCGTGATGACCTTTGAACGCCTGGGCATCAAGACCGCCGCGGGCATCATCAACTTCGTGGTGATCACCGCCGCGTTGTCGTCCTGCAACGGTGGCATCTTCAGTACCGGGCGCATGCTCTACAGCCTGGCGCAGAACGGCCAGGCCCCGGCCACCTTCGGCACCACTTCCAGCAACGGCGTGCCACGCAAAGCGTTGCTGCTGTCGATTTTTGCCTTGCTGTTGGGCGTGCTGCTCAACTACCTGGTGCCGGACCAGGTGTTCGTGTGGGTGACCTCCATCGCCACCTTCGGCGCGATCTGGACCTGGCTGATGATCCTGCTGGCCCAGCTCAAATTCCGTAAGGGCCTGAGCCCGGCCGAGCGGGCCGGTCTGCAGTACCGCATGTGGCTGTACCCGGTCAGTTCCTACCTGGCGCTGGCGTTTCTGCTGCTGGTGGTGGGCCTGATGGCGTACTTCCCGGACACCCGCGTTGCGTTGTATGTGGGGCCTGCATTCCTGGTGCTGCTGACCGTGCTGTATTACGTGTTCAAACTGCAGCCGACCCAGGCGGCGGAGCGTTCAGCCGCCTGATCCCTGAGGCCGAACCGAAGCCGGAAAATAGGGGAGCAGGCTTGCCCTGATGCCGACCAGTTAGCGCAGATTCCCTGCGGGGGTGGGCTTGCCCCCGATGGCGGCCTCAGAGCCGACCAGAATTTTGCGTCGATCCCGGTCCAAATGTGGGAGGGGGCTTGCCCCCGATGGCGGCCTCAGTACCGACCAGAATTTTGTGTCGATCCCGGTCCAAATGTGGGAGGGGGCTTGCCCCCGATGGCGGTCTCTGGGCTGGCAAGTATCTTGGATCAGACCGAGTACATATCCATTATTTAGGTAACGGCCACTTAGGGTTCCGCTTTTACAGCGGCTCACTTTTGAAAAGCGCAAAAGTAAGCAAAACGCTCTTGCCCCACCACTCGGCACCTCGCTTGGGCTCGGTGTGCCCGAACGCAGGCTTGAATCCGTGGGCCGCCGCAATGGGCCATCCATGGCCCAGTGCGGCTAACCCGGCGTCCTGCCGGGTTACCCACGGATTCAAGCCTGCGTTCGGCCAGCGTGGTTTAACGGGGCGCCTAAGATCAAGATCAAAAGCCAGATCAAGAGCGACTCGCTTCGCATCGTGGTTACGGTTGGGCGCTACAGCGTTGTGCTAGACAGCCGGCGGCTGCAGCGTAGCGGCCCTGCGCTGGTCCACTTGCGTGTTGAACGCCAGCCACGCGGCAAACGCAATCATCATGGCTGCCCCCACCAGCGCGGTAACTGTCCGCATGGCGAAGGTATCGCCGGTCAGCGCGTTGGCCATATCCGCCAACGGCGCCAGTACCACCCCCAGGCAAAATACTTCCAGAGAGTAGCGTCCCATCCGCGCCAGTTGCCGCGCCAACCACTGCTGCGTCCAGTCGACGCCGGGGAGCAATCTGGCGGTGACATAGGCCAGCGCCAGGAAGTGCAGCAGGCGTACCGGTGACAGGTCGGTCTTGCTGATGGGGTACAGCCATTCGCCGATCAGGCGTGGCATCCAGGCATCGTGCACCTCGGGCCAACGCCACGACAGGGTGATCACGCACGTCGTCAGCACATAAGCCGCGGCCGCGATGAACAGCGGTTGACGCAGCAAAGGGCGTCGCTCGGCGGGGGACGCCGAACGCAAGGCCGCTGCGCCGCCCAGGATAAACAGGCACTGCCAGGTGATCGGGTTGAAGTACCACACCCCGCCGTTGCTGGCGGGCAGGTTCCAGCCCTGCCAGGGCGCCAGCAGGTAGACCGCCACAGAAATGCCCACCGCGACCCTTGGCATACGCAACAGCAAGGGCAGCGTGATGGGCAGGCTGAGAATCAGCACGATATACAGTGGCAACGGGTCGGTCAGGTTGGGTTTGAAGCGCAGCAGCAACTCATCGACCAGGGCCTGCTGGGTATTGTTGAGGAAATACTCCAGGCCCATTTCCTGCACCAGGTCGCGGGTTTCGATATGGCTGTTGGCGAAAATCACGATGCCCATCAATAGCGCCAGCAGGAAAATATGCACCACGTAGAGCGTCCACACCCGGCGCAGGATTTTCAAACAGGCAATGAAATAGCCATCGCGCTGCAGGATCTTGCCGTACGCCAGCACCGCCGCGTAGCCGGCCAGGAACACGAATATTTCGGCGGCGTCACTGAACCCGAAGTTCTGCACCGTGACATGGGCCAGGGGGTTATGGGGCACGTGATCCCAGAAAATGAAGATCAACGCCAGGCCCCGAAAAAAATCGATGCGCGGGTCGCGTCCGTTCAGCATGGCTGCGGGCTCTTGAACAAGTTGTTGAGTGAAGATTAACGAGTGCGCGCGTTTTCGTACGCCGCACGTCGGGCGGGCGCAGGTTGGCGGTATTTGTAAGCAATTGCAAAAGCTGGGTATTACCGAATGTCTCGATGGCCTGCCCGATGGCCGGGCAGGCATGCGCTGGGTGAATCAGGCGGCGGCCACCTCATGGGGCTCGAAGCTATCGGCCCGCGCCATCTGCCACATCCGCGAATAGAACTCGCCGTTCACCTCACCGGTGAGCAACTCGCCCGGTTTGAGGAAGACATGCAGCTGCGAAAACAGCTTGATCTCGGTCGCCGACATACGTCGCACCAAGTGCTTGGCCGACAGCTGCGATGGATGATCCAGCCCGGCGGCGGCGAGCATTTCCGCCAGGGCATGAAGAGTGTTGCGGTGGAAGTTGAACACACGCTGGGCCTTGTCCGGCACCACCAGCGCACGTTGGCGCAGCGGGTCCTGAGTAGCGACGCCGGTCGGGCATTTGTTGGTGTGGCACGACTGCGACTGAATGCAGCCGATGGCGAACATAAAACCGCGCGCCGAGTTGGTCCAGTCGGCACCGATGGCCAGCACGCTGGCGATGTCGAAGGCACTGACAATCTTGCCGCTGGCGCCGAGCTTGATCTTGTCGCGCAGGTTCAGGCCCACCAACGTGTTATGCACGAACAGCAGGCCCTCGCGCAGCGGCACGCCGATGTGGTCGGTGAACTCCACGGGGGCGGCGCCGGTACCGCCTTCCTTGCCATCGACCACGATAAAGTCCGGGAGGATGCCGGTTTCGAGCATGGCCTTGGCAATGCCCATGAACTCCCACGGATGGCCCAGGCAGAACTTGAAACCCACCGGTTTGCCACCAGACAGCTCACGCAGATGGGCGATGAAGTGCATCAGCTCTATGGGCGTGGAAAACGCACTGTGGCGCGACGGTGAAATACAGTCCTCGCCCATCAGGATGCCGCGGGTGTCAGCGATTTCGCGGGTGACTTTGTGCTTGGGCAGGATGCCGCCGTGACCGGGTTTGGCGCCCTGACTCATCTTGATCTCGATCATGCGCACTTGCGGGTCCTGCGCTTGCACGGCAAAGCGTTGCGGGTCGAAACGGCCGTCACTGGTGCGACAGCCGAAGTAGCCGCTGCCCAGTTCCCACGTGAGGTCGCCGCCGTTTTCGCGGTGGTAGGGGCTGATGCTGCCTTCGCCGGTGTCATGGGCGAAATTGCCCAGTTTGGCACCCTGG
This genomic stretch from Pseudomonas orientalis harbors:
- a CDS encoding FMN-binding glutamate synthase family protein, with product MSLSLLSRYAFFAACVIFTLASLPFIEHEWLWPITVVTGLLSLIGLFDLLQSPHAVRRNYPILGNIRYLVEAIRPEIRQYLLESDSDALPFSRAQRSLVYSRAKNETADKPFGTLIDVYQSGFEFIGHSMRPAPLSDPSAFRVMVGGPQCTQPYSASVFNISAMSFGSLSANAIRALNQGAKLGNFAHDTGEGSISPYHRENGGDLTWELGSGYFGCRTSDGRFDPQRFAVQAQDPQVRMIEIKMSQGAKPGHGGILPKHKVTREIADTRGILMGEDCISPSRHSAFSTPIELMHFIAHLRELSGGKPVGFKFCLGHPWEFMGIAKAMLETGILPDFIVVDGKEGGTGAAPVEFTDHIGVPLREGLLFVHNTLVGLNLRDKIKLGASGKIVSAFDIASVLAIGADWTNSARGFMFAIGCIQSQSCHTNKCPTGVATQDPLRQRALVVPDKAQRVFNFHRNTLHALAEMLAAAGLDHPSQLSAKHLVRRMSATEIKLFSQLHVFLKPGELLTGEVNGEFYSRMWQMARADSFEPHEVAAA